In Mugil cephalus isolate CIBA_MC_2020 chromosome 11, CIBA_Mcephalus_1.1, whole genome shotgun sequence, the genomic window tattttgacAACTGTTACTGACTTTGTTTTCCATTGCTGTTATTTACATTGCTACATTGTTCCTTTATCTTATTTcccactaatgactttttttctaaaactattttgtgtagttaaaggagaattatttaagttttatactgttaaattgttttatattgtaattaattaagaaaaaactggtttatttgcctaaatatttgacctgtattttattgtaatcaTAAACCAAGTAAGTAAATGGAAAATTAAGATAAattaagttattcaatgatcatgacgtATCAAGTGAAAGtatcagtatcgccgatactagccctgtatttacttggcaTTGTATCggtaccaaaattcccagtatcaccCAGCACTAGCAGACAGCAATgtcccaaattgcacttatttttcattttttctgagggatagtttattaaatgtgaacattctccgaatttacttgttcttctttgcaaaaaaactaaaataaatggtaGAGATCTGGAGTTACTTGTAGGTTATTATactattatgttactggtccggccctgTTTAAGATCAAATTGTCAAAGTTTGACCCCTCCTGCCCTAAACGATGCTGAGTctgtgtctcttcttctcttgcaGCGGTGAGTTTGGCCTGTGGCTGGATGGAGACCTTTACCACGGCAGGAGTCACTCCTGTAAAACATTTGGGAACCCCATGCTCTCGAAGAAGGAGGATTTCTATGTTCAGGACATAGAGATCTGGGCTTTTGAGTAACAAAACAGTGCACCACaggggggaaaattaaaaaaaaaaaaaaaaaaaaaaacaagtcctgCGTAAGGACAAACCGAGGAGCGCTCCTCCTTTAGAACAATGGCAACGTCCCAAACCTAACTGCACATCACCAGGGCTCCCCAGGCCGGAAGCCAGCTATCGGATGCTTGTTGTGCGTTACTACTGCAGTTATTacggagcttttttttttttttttttttttttttttcttttctttctttgtggaAAAATTACCTATGTGTGTATCTTGTTACAGCCTTGTGCAGCGTCTTTGCAGAGTAGGGGGCGGGAGTGTGTAAAGAAAGCGGTGAAAGGACAGTAAGATGAGGTTTGCGTCAgcgggatgaggaggaggagagggaggcggGGCCGGGACCACTGGGCCTAGAAGAGGACCGTCGGAGCTCCTCTCTCCCGAGGGGGTGGCGAAGATGATGGTTTGAGAAGAGAGAACTGGCCCTACTGGTCCAGGAACTTTAACAGAACCTCAAGGAGTCCCCCTGCACCCtctcagaccccccccccacacacacacacacacactcccaaaAGCTTTGTTCATTCTGTAGGATGCTACTCACTGTGCTGTCAGCCTCGACGGAGAGCGACACCCCcggtggagggagaggaaagcTGAACACATTCCATTACTCTCAGTGGTGGTCGAGTGTCAAAATAAGAGCGGTGGTTTTGTGGTAAATACACACTTACAAAACACGTCGGCAACAGGATGCGATGACACTTAACTtaggagaagagagaaaatttGCTGTGTGTAGTTTAGGGGGTTTCATGGGGGGGAGGTAGGTCtttttacagtacagtacagttttGGGGTTGTCCTCTGAGGCTAAACTTATAGAGTATTGTGTATTGTAGTCCTCCTGTTGTTCACTGTCATCACACACACCATCTGAAAGCACATAGCTATAATCAGATCACCCATCGTCGTAATGTTCTGTTCAGTGGGTGTACGTGCGAGTCCAGCTAACACCAGCGCCTCTCGCGGGACGCTGGCTGTACTGTTCGTAGACAGTAACGTGTTGCAATAGATTTGTGGAATATGCAAATAACTGTCCTGTGACCTCAAATAACCCGCGGGTCGCGGCACTTTTGCCGCCGCCCGCCGCTCTTTCAAGAGAGATACTTGTAAAGCTTTTACGTCTTGATACACAATTGCTTTTCTGGGTATCATTTGAAAAGCCTGAGACGTGGTTAACTGTTTTACATGCATATATGACAATTGTATATTGGTATATATGATTATATATGGGTTTATataatcatatatattttttgctgtTGAGTGTGACAGTGATATATTTGTGCTGATATTTCAGCTGTTACTATATAATGTATATTACCCTGtaaattaatgttaaaataGTAGATTTgttcctatatatatatatataaatacataatactatataaatatatatatatatatatatataaaataaagtgtggATTGGTGGGTTGCTTCTAGCACTTTAATCTGGTGTAAAAGCGTCAAGACCAGGTTCTTAGATTCTCTTAGCAGTAGCTGTACagtactttttttgtttagatCATTAAGATGTTAACTGTTAGTAGAAAAGCTTGCTGCTCCAATATCAACAGGGGTTTGCCCTGATGCTCTGTGTCTAAAAAAGGAGGACTACTCAAAGGGCAGGAAGGGGGGGTTGAACGTGGCTAAACGCAAGCAGCAGGCCCCCCGTTTCTCTACGCACGCGGTCGCCGGGTGAGTCTGCGCAGGCACAGGTAGGTATGCAGGCAGGCTAACCTCGGGACGGGCAGGTGACGGAGGGTGAagggaagagtgtgtgtgtgtgtgtgtgtgtgcgtgcatgagtgagtgcgtgtgtgtatgtatgtacagtaagAGACCCTCCCCCCCGCGGAGctttcttccccctttttctgGTCTTCCACACCAGTATTTGTGTCCTTGTGGAAAGTCACAAAGAATAATATGGATAATTCTTCCAGTTATTTCACCAGAATACAATGTATCAGTGAtgtataaataacaataaagctGAATTAATTGTTGTAACCTGGATTATTCCTGAATCTGtcatgtgtctttttctctgttcttctttATAGTCATGGCTCATTGATTTAGCTTGCATAGAGGAAGAAGTGCTTGGTGGTACAGTTGTACGTGCACTGTAcagacattatgaccactggcaggagaactAAAGAACGTCTCCTGACAATCCAATTttccgctgggaaacttgtggacctggcatttatttgcgtgtatgttacttagacatgtaccacccacctaaagctaaaccagaccagaccagatctggcagccccaccccatagcaatgacactccttgattgtAACtgcctgcaggatgcagcctgacacagagacgcgtacacacacacacacgcaaaaacaactcaaaaagtgaaaaacatcacaaggtgtttatCTGACCTCAGTAGATCCcacactgatcaggtatctgtggtccacagaggccccccgcccttaacccataggatccaaaggccccccctattaacaacattctgctaTTAAACACCACAGGTCACCCTTAGAAGGTCCATAGTcactctctgatgagtaacAACCGTTCTGGATGCACAAGaaagacctacacagtattaggaaggtggttataatgttatgcctgatcagtgtatgggggggggggagtcctGCTGTTATCACTagccagctgctgctccactgactgtgtgttgtttgttaaaATAGAGAAAACTTAAACTAATGCTCATGTGTTTCTAAATATGAGGTTTCTGTGTCACATGTGTTCAATGAGTTTGAACCATTCATCTGGTTCTATTATATCTTCTTCTGCATTTCAGTGACAAAGTCACTTAATCTTGCCTGTTCAGAGCTAAAATGACTTCTAGCTGTGGGTGAGCGCCATCTActgttcatttgtgttattCCACTACATGTAGGTGATCTCGGTGTAATTACACATAACTGACAAACTGACGCCAACGTCTGGTCACGGTTTATTTTATGGCCCACCGAGGCCGATGCAGGCACACACAGGTAAATTCAGCAGGAGTCAAACCGCTGTGGCGTCAGCTcaggagccaaaaaaaaaaaaaaaaaaagagaaaacatctttGTCACTTCTCATGGTTCGGTCTTAATAAGGCTTATACATCAGGTCCCTCTAACCCAcatgtgccccccccccatgcaCACCAGGCGTCCGTGCTGCATCAGCTCTTCACCGTCATCCAGGATTAGGATCTCGTCAAATGAAGCTGCACAGTTTGAGTCTGAACCAGAATGTGTCGAAAAACATCCCCTTATCACATTATTATGAAAAGCAAcattgttggggggggggggcaggaaaCAACTGGAGgacagatgaaataaataattgcagagggaaagaaaaggctggaaatacacaaaaaaatggagaaaaaaaaaaggaaaaggaaatatatttgaataataataatttagacaGCCTGCTGTTTATGACATCCTTTCATTTGTGCTTTGGATTTGGATTAAGGCTGTTAACACGAAAATACCCGGCAGGAAAGTGGTTAAACTGTAACATCCTCTTGATGAAATTCAGATGTCGTGGTTCACATGGTGATTCTGTTTGGCAGGAATAATTCTTAAACTgatcaacctaacgagcatgtctttggacggtgggaggaaccttcccacgcagacacagggagaacatgcaaactccacccggAAAGGCCCGAGTCCGGACTTGGACCACAAGGCACACACAAGGCTGAAATGTAATAATTTTTCCGTCTACAAACAAGGCGTCAGGTAGGACAGAGTTCAGTAAGGCAGGGGACAGACTGCAGAATGCGCCCTTTTCAGCAGGAAGACGAGACTCGCGGGTTTAGTTTTGCTCCCAGTCAAGGCCTCGCCACACAGTTCGGTCGGTCTGTCGCCACGCGGCGGCCTTCAGTACACCAGGAAGTTCAGTTCGGAGAGGATGAGTGGGAAGATGACGGCGCAGGCTCGGTACAGGATGGCCACGTTCTTGAACAAGGCTCGGGGTTTGGTGAGCCAGGACTCAGCCTTGAAGTTGAAGTAGACCGCGTACAGCGCCACCGCGAAGAAGTGTCCGATCAGGGTCATGGGTCTGGGCGACAAActggaaataaatcacaatgTCATTCATTTGtccaaatattaaagaaaatctgtttttttttccaccacaaattcaatttctttaaatacacattaacatgaatccaacatattttagtaaagggataaacggaggcagaagacgtcatcctTCAATCAGCACTTCACTCGTTCAatctcaacagcgcactgtttcacacggAGCGCTGcgctagctgagacctgtcaatcaaaaccTCcggtacacagtaggccccgccctatcgctgccgagccaatcacgcgtattacacgctgactctgtcagattcCCCACagttggccgagagcctattcagccCCCAGGTGAAATCTGGAATCAcgctgcaacattagcagaagagaagctaactcCACTGTTgcatgcatgaaataaaaaaaaatgaatatttgaacctgtgtattatcggAAttgcttaatactgaatgcaaaacgataataatgatgtatatttataattttcactaggtcataatgttttgcctgatgtTTTGCCTAATGCCTACATTTCGTGGGAGCTTCATATGAGCCTGTTTCTTGGCCTTAAGAAGCGACAAAAGGTGGAGGTGCTGATGGGAGGATTTCTGAACAAAGCTCTCTCCACGCCACCCCGACGCTCTCGTTCCTCCGAACTCTCAAATACTCACACTGAGAGGAGTCCGATGGGCCCAGAAATGCACTCTCCCCCGAGCTTGAAGTACTGGAAGCAGGCCTTCCTCAGCTCATGAAGAGGTTCTGGTGAACAAAGGGCACAGATTGGAAACGTTGCAGATGCCGACTGTTTGTCACCCCCCTGCCCCTGCTGTCCCCCCCCCCGTGTAATCACGCGCCGGCGAGGCGAGCGGAGACTTACTGTCGGAGGCTGCAAACAGCTCGTACAGGGCCTGGGCCAACACATTCACCACGAAAGAATGTGATGACTTGCGCTCCCAGTGGAATTTTTTCTTTGCCTAttgagagggggaaaaaaaagcagagggtGATATTGAACACCGGTGTGCAGTCTCTCACCTAcagcagaggaaataaaaggcaAATGGGATGCAGTGGAAGAGACTCTAAATATAGCTCCTTGTATTATACACAAGTTCGAAGCTGGGAAATCAATAGACGTCCCTCTGCAGGCTGTGTGTGCACGCTTCGCtttctatttcatttcataGGTTATACAGCGGTTACTTCAATGCCATCAGAGGTTTTCTAATCCTAATGAGCAAATGTCTGTGACAGGACACCGAATAAATGAGCTGACCTGCAGCATGGCGTTCTCATCGTACAGATCTGGGATGTTCTTGAGCAGACTCCTCCAGATGCGGACGTCGTTGAGGGCGACGCTCATCCCGCCCCCCGTCAGAGGGTGCCTCATGTTATAAGCATCGCCCAGGAGAACCACACCTACGAAAAAAGACGAGGGAAGGTCTTTACTCGTGCATAATCTCCActccttttctctttattttccccTCGTCACCCACCCACAACGGGAAATGAGCCGGTAGCTCTTGTAGTACCTGGCTTGTtgacgggggacggggggaggaaGCTGGCCGGCATGGACCTGGGTCGATCGTTCTGCAGCGCCTCGAGGAAAGGCTGCTTCAGGTGCTCTGGAGGAAGGGGAGAAACGGAAAGTGGTCGATCTCCCTGGTTGACAAATGCTAAGGTGCACGCTGGGCACATGCACAAGGGAGAGAAGCCTTCTCTTTTTTTCGGCGTCTGAATGCACACTTATCAACGGATCGGTGTGACCGCCCGGACCTCCGTCAAGGTTATTGGAGCTGGCGCTTTGATACTGCGGCTTTGATATTTCAGCTGAATAGCAGAGCGCACTGTGAATGTCAAATCCTTCAATTGCTGCTTCCCTTGaggtacacgcacacacacatcaccaaTTCCTGCATACCCTGACTTCTGGCAAAAAAGCTGccatagaaaaaagaaaactttcaaTCTTCCAATAATGTTGATTTATCATGATATGCACGTCgttaacagagaaaaaaaggccacggttgtctgtgaaggttctcagtcatccaggtcgtggtaatccaaaaggcgttaaAGAAGCGCCGCCCTCAGTGTAAGTGCAAGTATCCGCCCGTTAATgggaagaaacacagaaacaagtcaagcaagtttctcttacggagagtttcctgtttaaaccttGACTTTCCACCTGtccctcagaactgaagaagctagaAGAAGAAGCCACTCGGATGAGCGGCGAAACATCTcctcaaaactcaacaagtgcagttgcccctttttttttttttaacaccttttGGATTTGCTAAGTATGGTAAGTATGTTGTCCGTCATTTACCTGGCATCTGTGGGTATATTTTCTCTGCCATGTACTCGGACAGGTTGCGAGGCATCTCTCCCCTGATGTCCACGAGGACCCTGGTGTCCGTGGAGGAGATCTGGTAGATGAGCACGGGGCTGGGGTTGGCCAGGACCAGCTCGGCGTGGTTGGGTTTAAACTGGGGACAGTCCTGGATAGAAGAAAAGTGGCAAAATACTCCATCTTAGGCCAGTGTGTAGACTGCAGCCTGCCTCGCTGCTTCGGTAGCTTCTCGCAGATGTTTCAGTCAGCTAATAATTTCAGCTGTAGAGCCACCTCCGTCCCAGCCCACCCTACCTTCATTATGAATCCGACAAAGTGAGAGGAAGTGCGGGCTTTCCCAGAGATCAGGCTCTTCCTGAATTTGGAGAAGCAGCCGTCGGCCACCACCGTCAGCGGTGCGTGGATCTCCTGCAGGGCCGAGGTTCACACAGTGTCTCAAATAtttgttcaggaaaaaaaaaatttaaaaagttgcGCTTGCGTAAACAGAATTCTCACCTTGATGTCTCCAGTTTCTTTGTCCTTGTACTGGACTCCGGTGACACAACCATCCTCTTCCTGCAGACTGGTCACGGTGCCTTCTACTAATGTGACGCTAGAGGGCGCAATTAAACAATTAGAAAAATGTCCCTCCACAGGTTAAGACTGTTTAGACTGTCTATTTGACACATGGGTAagctttaaaactttaaacactGGTCATGTAAATAAAGCTGAAGTACATACACTGCCTGAAGTGTTTAAACATCACATAAGAGAAACCTAGAGTTATGTACGCACAGACTTGATTTTTAAATAACCATTCTCTTATGTGGAGCTGTCATAAACTTGTCCAATTAATAATTTCCCCCATAAGGGCGTTCCTTGTGTTTAATGATTTGTTTGTCTTGTCTCGTCGCCCTGCTACTCACTTTGGCGCAGCCATGGCGGCTCTCCTGAGGCCCATGATGAATCGGCCGTGGTGGAAAGCGCGTCCACACTGGACGCTGTTCTCCAGCTGAGGGTAGGGGACCTCCACCTCCGTGCTGCTCTCGGAGTCGTGGATCACGTAGCCGTTCACCTGGTGGGCGTCCAGGCCTTCCACTGAGCCTGTCGACAAACACAAGGACACGCAGCTGTTGATGTTTAGGTGCTAAGATAAAAAGCAATGTTTAGCTTTGTATTTAAATCAAATACTTcataaatatgatttaaaagcatttgaataaataaccaaaaaaaagtgtttagaACAATTTTCATTGAGAAGCGCTTTTAAGATGTggataatgtaataaatatacatcaaattgtgtattattatctttttaagAGTTTCATCTGCTCTTCTTGACTCAAGTCTAACGTTGCTCAGACATAAATGCCCATATAAAAGAGGAGCAGCAATaccaaaaacaacttttaaatgtttttctttttcttttttttacttccagaAACAGACCTTCCAGTCCCAGGTCTCTGAGCGCTCTGTATCCTccaggctgcagcagctccccCACTATCCTGTCAGGCTCCCTGAGGTCCCTCTCCACCACGGTCACCTTCCGGCCGTCCCGGCCCAGGACGGCTGCCATCGCCGAGCCCAGGACCCCGGCCCCGACTATCACCACATCTGGCTCCAGATCCACAGAGGAGGCACGGGCCGGGGCATTCTGCGACTCCGTTTCtactgttttccttcttttctgaGTCTGGAAACGAGGAAGTGGAGAGTCAAGACACCATCTAGCAACCAGCAAAGtttaaatacacttttattaattattattactaataattataatattaagtttgaatcctccttcatttgGCTTTGATATGCTTAATAAAACTTAAGAGAACTTCCAAAGATGAGTCACACCAAAAAGGACAAAGGCTTAAAACGTAAAGCATTTATTAACTGGCAGCCAtatgagaattttttttttttttttttttttatctgtctgtgtctctctttgttCACATAATTAGGCTTGCAGGAGTCCATTTGAAGCTGCCTTACCTTTTTGCTGGTGCTCTCTGCtttcctgctcctctgtgttGCAGTTTGAGGGACGAAGTGGTTAATAACAGGTAGAAAAGACAAGAAGCTCAGAGGCAAGTGGAGTATCTTATGGACTCCGAGCTTCTGGCCGTGAAAATACCTCAAATAGGAGAGTAGCAGTCCGACTATGAGAAATAAGGCTGCGGCCATCACCAGCTCTTTGTAGGCTAAAGACAAGACTGTGTGGgattttttgtaaatgtatgtaaagCTTGCTAATCCCAAGAAAGTCCACATCTTAAGTTTTgaatttaaggaaaaaaatgaaattgcgGCGTCcaaacacataaaaattaaaggataaaaaaaatatataaaaacgcAGTTATACAATCAATTGATGATAGTTCctcttttgttattgtttcccaaaaaaaaaataactcagtCAGTCCTGTGAGTATGTTTGAACCTCATGGTCATCGACAGCGAGAGGGAtgctgctgaatattttatgaTAATAACCCGAGACGCTACTTTGGATTCGCAGGACTTTACGTCCAGACTCACGCAGCTCAGCCGTCCAATCAGGAGCGACGCGCCGGTGAGCAGAGCTCACGCTATGCGCTGATTGGACGGCCCCGCAGGCCCCGGCCCTCAACTCGGCCGCTGATTGGACGGCCGTCCGGCAGGCTAGTAGTATGATGTGATGTCAGTAGAAAGGTGCGATGCATTTCGAGAGGCTGAGCCATGTAATCGACGGGCTGAACGAGGGCAAAGATTGTTGATGAGCGACAAGAGAAATCACTCCGTGTCTTAAAAACCTGCGGTCTGTGTCGAACAGGTCACAGCAGCCGCTGTCGCTGTACGGCTCGAGTAGACTGTTGTTTGTTACCATAGAAACTACCTTTTCTCTTGTACAATAACTGGATTTGATATGTctcaataaacaataataataagaatagtTAATATACTCGGTGAGCCTGTATGGTAGAAGTCTTCAGGCAGTAGTTGCACATCTGTCCGGGTTTAGAATCTGGGTAGACACTCACGGTACCCACAAAAAGCAGCGGAGTGAGAACTTATTCCAGCATAAAAGCTCTTTGACCTTTGAGTCATAGGTTACCAAAGAGATATTTAAATACAGGagcatttatcatttatttactctggcaaatgtgtctctgtttgtgcaAACTTCAAAAGCTGGAAGTATATGTAACATTCAAAACACGCCCCTAACTGTAAGAAACACTGTTACATCAGGAATTCACATGTCATCTAATAGTTTGCCATTTATGCATACAAAGAGGACACAAACAAATGCCGCTTGTGTAAATGTCTATGACACAGAATCCGCAGCGATGGCACGTACAGTCCGAAACTAGGAATAGTCTAAGTTGTTAAAATGTAACCTACTGCAGCAATTCTCTGCAAAAGATTAAGATAACAATTTGCGGAATTTGGAAAACACGCACAATAAATCAGCTGTGTAAGTTATGTCACTACTGAGCATATTTACTCAAGAACCGCACTCAACTACTCATTTGAGGCGCTGCTCAGACTGAGGGAAATATTTCACCTTTTACCACAACAGCCTGCAAAATTATTTGTAAGAGATTAGACTACACAAAAGTACAACTGATATCCTAGTTCTCTTACCTTCACTAATATAAAAAGTCACGTTATGAAGCCAAAATTTAGACATATTATTGAGGATATATGAGTGGACTTGGGAATGATAAGTGACACTTCtattaaaatatgacataaattTATGATGCATATGTAAGTTTTTTCTAGCTAGTAAACAAGTGGACATTTGTGTTAACTTTTTGTATTGTGAAGTCGTTTATTTAAATAGTCAGACACTGatatctgtgtctctgtctcaggaCTGGTGAcgtgtccagggtgaaccctgcctctcgcccaatgacagccgGGATGGGCTGCAGCCCCCCTGgacgaccctccagaggacaagcggtcacagatgaatgaatgaatgggatACCTGTGTACACTGGACTATACAGCTAAACTTGATCAGTCAACAACTTTATCTTGACAGCGTGTTTCATTGTCGTTAGCCAACAGGAATACAGCCAGATGAAACAGGATGCCAACATCCCTGCAAACCACTTGATATTTAACAAATCTGTCACTTTTCACGTCTGATACACCTACACAGTGTTCATACTGACAGGACTACTCAAGTACTGCAGTTTTCTAACATCGTCTGATCAGCTGGGCAGCACTTCAATTGAAGTCATAAAGTTCCACGTAGACACAGGgagataatgtttttttattatatgtaatGATTAAAGATGGATTCGTATTTTTCTTGCTTTCCCGATGTGACTTTGGGCTCACCGTTCAGCTTGATGAAagcctgaaatgaaatgaaaaacacaacgTTTCGGCAGCAGGAAAACAAgttatacatcgatcaggcataacattatgaccaccttgctaataaggtgtaggtctccctcgtgcatccaaaacagctatcagagaatggacatgggccttctgagggtttacaggatgttgttagtgggggcctttggataGTATGGAGGTGTCTCTGTAGATCAGGCTTAtcccagtgcatcccacagataggaTTTAGGAGTGAATTTGGTGGCCAGGTCAatgcattgtgttgttttcatgttttttgagttgctctttaattgtgtcattgctatggggtgagggtgcctgAACTGGTGGTTGGTGCACGTCTAAGtagccaggtccaaaagtttcccagcagaacgctgaattgtcacgCGGTGGTCGacgttgtttacttctcctgccagcggtcataatgttatgcctgtatatgttatatgttatgttttgtatgttttgtgtcACTCCCAAAGAGGAGCTGACGTGGAGTCtcacctccatctcctccaagGTGGCAGAACCACCCTCCACCTTCTGTCCAAGGCCGTGACTGAAGCTGGAGTATCGCTCCTGCGTAACAGAAATTAGCCCACTCCCTCATGACACTGTGGATGCAAATACAAGTTCTCATTTTAGTAAGTACCCGCACACATACCTTCACCATACCAGCGATGAGCCCGTCTTCGATGATGCGGACGGCATTTCTGAGCCCTCTCGCGAAGGCGTCCATGGCTCCGATGTGAGCGATGAACAAGTCCTCGAGGTCGGTCGACTCCCTGCGCACTTTAGCATCGAAGTTCAGGCCTCCTGGCTGCAGGCCGCCTTGTTCAACAATGGTCTGGAGTAGATGAGATATAAAGGAATAACTAGGCTCTATTTTCACTGTTCTCACCAGTGTGAATCCCAAAACATTGACATAACATAGTTACAGTAGCAAAGAATGAAGTGCTTATATAAGAAATGGCAGAAATGtaggaaataaaaacttttaagcTGTACTGTAAATAGCTTGCTCCACTGCCCCAAGGGGTCAAGTGAACTGATTAAACTCACCAAACAACTGTCTTACATATGTTAGAATTGTTAACTTTTACTGTAATGcaagggtcttcaacatttttcaagccaaggaccccaaactgatggagagattatgtagggaccccctacctacctactatatgtgttctatattcactcagcctagtgctatttataaaaataaattattacttaGCTTAATGTTttcacattcaacattaagctaatcaaatattttttttatt contains:
- the sqlea gene encoding squalene monooxygenase, whose amino-acid sequence is MCLDAAISFFSLNSKLKMWTFLGLASFTYIYKKSHTVLSLAYKELVMAAALFLIVGLLLSYLRYFHGQKLGVHKILHLPLSFLSFLPVINHFVPQTATQRSRKAESTSKKTQKRRKTVETESQNAPARASSVDLEPDVVIVGAGVLGSAMAAVLGRDGRKVTVVERDLREPDRIVGELLQPGGYRALRDLGLEGSVEGLDAHQVNGYVIHDSESSTEVEVPYPQLENSVQCGRAFHHGRFIMGLRRAAMAAPNVTLVEGTVTSLQEEDGCVTGVQYKDKETGDIKEIHAPLTVVADGCFSKFRKSLISGKARTSSHFVGFIMKDCPQFKPNHAELVLANPSPVLIYQISSTDTRVLVDIRGEMPRNLSEYMAEKIYPQMPEHLKQPFLEALQNDRPRSMPASFLPPSPVNKPGVVLLGDAYNMRHPLTGGGMSVALNDVRIWRSLLKNIPDLYDENAMLQAKKKFHWERKSSHSFVVNVLAQALYELFAASDKPLHELRKACFQYFKLGGECISGPIGLLSVLSPRPMTLIGHFFAVALYAVYFNFKAESWLTKPRALFKNVAILYRACAVIFPLILSELNFLVY